A region of Amyelois transitella isolate CPQ chromosome 11, ilAmyTran1.1, whole genome shotgun sequence DNA encodes the following proteins:
- the LOC106134939 gene encoding protein FAM135A codes for MSDLQATFEFSVELYKFYNVDLFQRGMYQVRVGLRVSPKVPVHIEASVSSGNGAARTGRPTTNASLIGGLAASRAFQIMYRNEEVTLRDIVHFRAHLLVDSRNLKESLERAEWSLGVELWCSEGAQSSTLAPVSCRVLKLHFQPSQGLHYHLPVLFDYFHLSAVSITIHASLVALHQPYINTPRSSKQWGKLMKSAGSNFNTSGSFENVLFGSAGKCAGGNSSKIAHARQVHAEVCGILLGSLDGLQSALAVCGSTGVLLTPEESTTNTVVGEVAQRIKDLSDIGKKSEAGEEEEWAAGAAHDIARLCAEVTLRWRAFLHHTSDRPHVHHALAARHHALRIKRFSECFFVLDNPRHSLAGCYDSNYQSYQSVGEVARRSRYLALLPPLPVHCIALDGDPHIMPIIFEDRYQDTAEFARRRSFLNSGANKSGSDPFLCSEPIGEDCACTITSIMDSRRPSSEASRVTLTLPKTILDVLEPQFIAPKSNSSVVQATLTLAPQKSARGSPKKALVKQNVVELSKPHNKQLELTGRNRYIVQNNQISEIQLPPNNAFASCPIQQGQQMSRYSASTLLDINTTKSSTNISQMGVDNTDPNEVFRQKHEITSGVSTLPARHSKSLDQLRVSQMTPLSNPQTLAKNVRSGSNQSVNYPKPHIPPHKTIKPTTLPRSVTTTAYPTNTTVRCSSKGDDYRRNISEFREKYKNPCNLINSHGINNEVFHNIGYKYDGMMQANPNQVYGYIGNQGTMQTNNVIRNPLEFQRGYRVNLPRPMLPPRNSYPPVSGKNQVTDQSNLISNKHVHRSNSTHVFHQNMENQQQIDIEAARNQLRHELNYYLQKGDWSYDFNTGSLIQNYQKKSSKSSDDSGFVMTLDRSSDGTSKSTYSKTPPSTPHSTMPSIRHKKSRSKESKLNNSGKENTKIHSSRDSLSSHHSIRSRDSKSDRHTSKSERSTPKSDRGTPRSGKATPKSGGVTPKSGLATPKSGRATPKSGIVTPKSGRSSGKPEKRTKHKASEKMTQLMSEAASSSSNESIPFELKRLESSASVPYSLDHGPELLRHCRSAASVLDEPNLNNTFGSESLPNLAPPPAFESPPLDIADKDFKILPPDNFLNKEEKRSRCSSTSSMSEQSGWVSSGRSSGPSSPDNASCQLIQNYPPPGNSTTSKISNKKYEEETDARKMNGETISDFKRTVLNGEQLRERLLKLAVKVSQNNSNEKIECCDKEVCEECTICSDSICTDSQCEYNKLMHSNGIDAGCNSDTCNASCYQKCSEASTGKINQRHNSFSAVQGKSYLTPKNSNEGTVKKSQTVSDNLHPYIRKEIPPKATAPQVPAKSSSNLDKTKLKDRIQYTEKLIAAEIRSLTVERPCKTHPKNAAAGPISAIQKYHGKAKSEIDLAHFVGDNDYEHLPPPQQFRDAPPPPDEFKDPPTKSPKLSRQSSKSSKSSTPSKTPKKQATQPSTLQLDNPLYHVCEGIMERRKLKPHQSVNSIGGGMGGTLNKSQSTGELANRNENGHEPRESNLVSIFGLAESERLFVKCREEFRQSVKYPGAIYSDFTPAESSLPYFHISDEYRMFNPEGLHLIICVHGLDGNAADLRLVKTYLELGLPGARLDFLMSERNQGDTFSDFDTMTDRLVQEILNHIQNSSEPARISFVGHSLGTIIIRSALARPQMKQFLGKLHTFLSLSGPHLGTLYNSSGLVNAGMWFMQKWKKSGSLLQLSLRDASDPRRSFLYRLSERSQLHQFKHILLCGSGQDRYVPLHSARLELCKAAAKDASLLGQAYREMVHNMVSPLAARASTVSVVRYDVQHALPHTASALVGRAAHIAALDSDLFIEKFLLVSALKYFR; via the exons GATGTACCAAGTGCGCGTGGGCCTCCGCGTTTCCCCGAAGGTGCCGGTCCACATCGAAGCCTCGGTGTCCAGCGGCAATGGCGCCGCCAGGACCGGCCGGCCCACCACCAACGCATCCCTCATCGGCGGCCTGGCAGCTTCTAGAGCTTTCCAGATCATGTACAGGAATGAGGAGGTCACTTTGAGGGATATAGTGCATTTCAGAGCTCATTTGTTGG TCGACAGCCGAAACCTCAAAGAATCCTTGGAGCGAGCGGAATGGAGTCTAGGCGTGGAGCTCTGGTGCAGCGAAGGGGCGCAGTCCAGCACCCTAGCGCCTGTCTCCTGCAGGGTCTTAAAGCTGCACTTTCAGCCGTCCCAGGGCTTGCATTACCACCTGCCGGTGCTGTTCGACTACTTCCACCTATCAGCCGTATCCATCACCATCCATGCGAGCCTCGTTGCTTTACATCAGCCTTATATCAA CACCCCACGTTCAAGCAAGCAATGGGGCAAGCTGATGAAGAGCGCAGGATCCAACTTCAATACATCGGGCAGTTTCGAGAATGTTCTGTTCGGCTCTGCGGGTAAATGTGCCGGCGGAAACTCCAGCAAAATTGCGCATGCCag ACAAGTACACGCAGAAGTATGTGGCATCCTGTTAGGATCCCTGGACGGGCTGCAAAGTGCTCTGGCTGTCTGTGGGTCCACTGGTGTCCTTCTCACTCCTGAGGAGTCCACTACCAATACCGTCGTGGGGGAAGTTGCTCAGAGGATAAAGGATCTTAGTGATATAGGCAAG AAATCCGAAGCTGgcgaagaagaagaatggGCGGCGGGTGCGGCACACGACATCGCTCGGCTCTGTGCTGAGGTGACGCTGCGGTGGCGAGCCTTTCTCCACCACACTTCTGATAGGCCCCATGTCCATCATGCCTTGGCAGCTAGACACCATGCGCTGAG gatAAAGCGTTTCTCCGAATGCTTTTTCGTGCTGGACAACCCTCGTCACTCATTGGCTGGCTGCTACGACAGTAACTACCAATCATACCAGAGCGTTGGAGAAGTTGCCAGAAGATCGCGATACCTCGCTCTCCTGCCCCCTCTCCCGGTCCATTGCATCGCGTTAGATGGTGATCCTCATATTATGCCCATCATATTCGAAGATAG atACCAAGACACGGCAGAGTTTGCGAGAAGacgttcatttttaaattctggCGCCAATAAATCGGGCAGCG ATCCGTTTTTATGTTCCGAGCCGATTGGAGAAGATTGCGCTTGCACTATTACTTCAATAATGGATTCAAGAAGACCATCATCTGAAGCGTCTAGGGTCACACTAACCCTGCCGAAAACAATACTTGATGTCCTAGAACCACAATTTATTGCACCAAAATCTAATTCCAGTGTAGTACAGGCCACACTAACTCTCGCCCCTCAAAAATCGGCACGAGGATCTCCAAAGAAGGCATTAGTGAAACAAAATGTTGTTGAATTGAGTAAACCACATAATAAACAACTTGAATTAACTGGAAGAAATAGATATATTGTACAGAACAATCAAATTAGCGAAATTCAATTACCTCCAAACAACGCATTTGCTTCATGTCCAATTCAACAAGGTCAACAGATGTCTCGTTACTCCGCCTCAACATTGTTAGATATCAATACTACCAAGAGTAGTACTAATATATCTCAAATGGGCGTAGATAACACTGATCCCAACGAAGTTTTTCGACAAAAACATGAAATCACCAGTGGAGTCAGTACATTACCCGCTAGACATAGCAAATCCCTCGATCAGTTAAGAGTTTCACAAATGACACCTCTGAGCAATCCGCAAACGTTAGCTAAAAATGTAAGAAGTGGTTCAAATCAATCTGTGAATTATCCCAAACCCCACATTCCTCcacataaaacaattaaaccaACAACGTTACCTCGAAGCGTTACAACGACGGCATATCCTACAAACACAACAGTACGATGCTCTTCTAAGGGTGACGATTATAGAAGAAATATAAGTGAATTTagggaaaaatataaaaatcccTGTAATCTTATTAATTCTCATGGAATTAACAATGAAGTATTTCACAATATAGGTTATAAGTACGATGGAATGATGCAAGCAAATCCTAACCAAGTGTACGGTTATATCGGTAATCAGGGTACGATGCAAACGAATAATGTTATTCGTAATCCGTTAGAATTTCAAAGAGGTTATAGAGTAAATTTACCCCGTCCTATGTTGCCTCCACGTAATTCTTATCCACCGGTTAGTGGGAAAAATCAAGTGACTGATCAAAGTAACTTAATTTCTAATAAACATGTTCATAGATCTAACTCTACTCAcgtgtttcatcaaaatatggAAAATCAGCAACAAATTGATATTGAAGCAGCTCGCAATCAACTGCGCCACGAACTGAACTATTATCTTCAGAAAGGAGATTGGAGTTATGATTTTAATACTGGTAGTTTAATACAGAATTATCAAAAGAAATCTAGTAAAAGTAGTGACGACAGTGGATTTGTTATGACATTAGATAGGAGTAGTGATGGAACATCGAAATCAACTTATTCAAAAACGCCTCCATCAACACCACATTCTACAATGCCCTCGATAAGGCACAAAAAAAGCAGATCAAAAGAATCAAAACTCAATAACAGTGGAAAAGAAAACACTAAAATTCATTCAAGCCGGGACTCTTTGAGTAGTCACCATTCTATTAGGTCTAGAGATAGTAAATCTGATCGGCACACCTCAAAATCAGAACGAAGTACACCTAAATCAGACAGGGGAACTCCAAGGTCTGGAAAAGCTACACCAAAATCTGGTGGTGTAACGCCTAAATCTGGCCTTGCAACGCCTAAATCAGGCCGAGCTACCCCAAAGTCAGGCATAGTCACACCAAAAAGTGGGAGATCTAGTGGCAAACCTGAGAAACGAACAAAACACAAAGCCTCAGAAAAAATGACACAGTTGATGTCTGAAGCTGCATCTTCATCTAGTAACGAAAGTATACCTTTTGAATTGAAAAGACTTGAATCATCAGCTAGTGTACCATATAGCCTAGATCATGGACCAGAGTTGTTAAGACATTGTAGAAGTGCTGCTTCTGTTTTAGATGAACCTAATCTAAACAATACTTTTGGTTCAGAATCATTGCCAAATTTGGCACCACCTCCAGCATTTGAATCCCCTCCTCTGGATATTGCTGACAaggattttaaaatacttccaCCAGACAATTTCCTcaataaagaagaaaagagAAGTAGATGTAGTTCAACGTCGAGTATGAGTGAACAAAGTGGATGGGTTTCAAGTGGAAGAAGCTCAGGTCCATCCTCGCCAGATAATGCTAGTTgtcaattaattcaaaattatccTCCTCCTGGAAATTCCACAACATCtaaaatttctaataaaaaatatgaagaagaAACTGATGCAAGAAAAATGAATGGTGAAACTATAAGCGATTTTAAAAGAACAGTTCTCAATGGAGAGCAATTGCGTGAACGCTTACTAAAGCTAGCTGTAAAAGTATCACAGAATAACTCAAATGAAAAAATAGAATGTTGTGACAAGGAAGTGTGTGAAGAGTGCACTATATGTAGTGACTCTATATGTACGGATAGCCAGTGTGAATACAATAAGTTAATGCATAGCAACGGTATAGATGCTGGTTGTAATTCTGACACTTGTAATGCCAGTTGCTACCAGAAATGTTCTGAAGCCAGCACgggaaaaataaatcaacgACATAATTCGTTCAGTGCTGTTCAAGGTAAATCGTACTTAACTCCAAAAAATTCTAATGAGGGCACAGTGAAGAAATCCCAAACAGTGAGTGATAATCTTCATCCCTACATCCGCAAAGAAATACCTCCGAAGGCTACTGCACCACAAGTTCCGGCAAAATCTAGTAGTAATCTAGATAAAACGAAATTAAAAGACAGGATCCAATATACAGAGAAATTAATAGCAGCAGAAATCCGAAGCCTAACTGTAGAAAGACCTTGTAAAACACACCCTAAGAATGCAGCTGCAGGTCCAATATCAGCTATACAGAAATACCACGGTAAAGCGAAGTCTGAAATTGATCTTGCACACTTTGTAGGAGATAACGATTATGAGCACTTGCCTCCACCACAACAATTTAGAGATGCTCCACCGCCACCCGATGAATTCAAG GACCCCCCAACAAAGTCTCCTAAACTAAGTCGGCAGAGCAGCAAATCGTCAAAATCATCTACACCTTCAAAAACACCAAAGAAACAGGCAACTCAACCCTCAACTTTGCAGTTAGATAACCCACTATATCATGTTTGTGAAG GTATCATGGAAAGAAGAAAACTGAAACCTCACCAATCCGTAAATTCTATTGGCGGTGGTATGGGAGGCACTCTTAATAAAAGTCAAAGCACGGGAGAACTTGCTAACAGAAATGAAAATGGACATG aacCCCGTGAAAGTAATCTCGTCAGCATCTTTGGTTTGGCTGAATCTGAACGTCTGTTTGTGAAATGCAGAGAAGAATTCAGACAAAGTGTCAAGTATCCTGGAGCTATTTATTCAGACTTTACGCCTGCAGAGAGTTCGTTACCTTACTTCCACATTAGTGATGAATATAGAATGTTTAATCCTGAAG GTTTACATCTCATCATTTGTGTTCATGGACTGGATGGTAATGCGGCGGATCTAAGGCTTGTCAAGACCTACCTAGAATTAGGTCTGCCTGGCGCTCGTCTAGATTTTCTAATGTCTGAGAGGAATCAAGGCGACACGTTCTCAGATTTCGACACTATGACTGATCG GCTAGTTCAAGAAATTTTGAACCACATTCAGAACTCGAGTGAGCCAGCCAGAATCAGTTTCGTGGGTCATTCCCTCGGAACCATCATCATAAGATCGGCATTGGCCCGTCCACAAATGAAGCAGTTCTTGGGGAAACTCCACACGTTTCTTTCGCTAAGTGGCCCTCATCTTGGAACTCTGTATAATTCAAGCGGTCTAGTCAATGCTG GGATGTGGTTCATGCAAAAGTGGAAGAAGTCAGGGTCTCTTCTCCAACTCTCCCTTAGAGATGCTTCTGATCCTCGCCGCTCTTTCCTCTACCGCCTCAGTGAAAGAAGTCAACTGCATCAGTTCAAGCACATACTTTTGTGTGGATCTGGTCAAGATAGATATGTTCCATTACATTCGGCTAGATTGGAATTGTGCAAGGCTGCTGCGAAGGATGCCTCGCTGTTGGGACAGGCTTATAGAGAAATG GTGCACAATATGGTATCGCCACTGGCAGCCCGCGCGTCCACCGTGTCCGTGGTACGCTACGACGTCCAACACGCACTACCGCACACCGCAAGCGCGCTAGTTGGCAGAGCCGCTCATATAGCGGCCTTAGACTCTGACCTCTTCATAGAAAAATTCCTTCTTGTCtctgctttaaaatatttccgataa